In Passer domesticus isolate bPasDom1 chromosome 9, bPasDom1.hap1, whole genome shotgun sequence, a genomic segment contains:
- the LOC135307027 gene encoding uncharacterized protein LOC135307027 codes for MKDDKVPEEFPEGLPDVPEELLAALHEAPSETDSETVPETLAVEESDSVPGSHEKREPTEDTRTLAEPEEYSGSSGGQKAQTAGHCDPSKYYILVGTVAASALLLLGAVSGYLVMHQLLKRDRRSQEDKEATGQDWDSSWESCGQPRGEAESGEGAGSSERAQGNGFRDSCRLFPELFAAELAQLHKNMSADPSPLPTCSFCALADNASSRDHWISLESPQPTASSWLSYQYLQDYYLLEDED; via the exons atgaaggatgacaaggttcctgaagagttccctgaaggattgccggatgttccagaggagctcctggcagccttgcatgaagccccatctg agacagattctgagactgtgccggagaccttagctgtggaagaaagtgacagtgtgccaggctcacatgaaaaaagagaaccaacagaggacaccaggacacttgctgagcctgaggaatattcag ggtcatccggtgggcaaaaagcccagactgctggacactgtgacccgagcaagtactacatcctagtagggacagtagcagcctcagctttgcttctgcttggggcagtgtctggctatctagtcatgcatcagctgctgaagagagacag gaggagccaggaggacaaagaggcaacaggacaggactgggactcttcctgggaaagctgtggtcagcctagaggtgaagcagagtcaggagaaggagcaggaagcagcgagagagcccaaggcaacgggttcagggacagctgccgcctgtttcctgagctctttgcagcagagctcgcccagctgcacaagaacatgagcgcagacccgtcacctctgcccacctgctccttctgtgctctggctgacaacgcctcttcacgggaccactggatttccctggagtcacctcagcccacagcatcctcttggctctcctaccaatacctgcaggactactatctgttagaggatgaagattag
- the LOC135307028 gene encoding uncharacterized protein LOC135307028, giving the protein MVLSRYLLLLFLVALPAQNAQSAPAAGQGAVVDTESALSAPERGADTVLTPSWYLKRMKDDKVPEEFPEGLPDVPEELLAALHEAPSETDSETVPETLAVEESDSVPGSHEKREPIEDTRTLAEPEEYSGSSGGQKAQTAGHCDPSKYYILVGTVAASALLLLGAVSGYLVMHQLLKRDRRSQEDKEATGQDWDSSWESCGQPRGEAESGEGAGSSERAQGNGFRDSCRLFPELFAAELAQLHKNMSADPSPLPTCSFCALADNTSSRDHWISLESPQPTASSWPSYQYLQDYYLLEDED; this is encoded by the exons atggtcctgagccgctacctcctgctgctctttctcgtggccctgccagcccagaatgcccagagtgctccagcagctgggcagggagcag ttgtggacacagagagtgctctttcagcccctgagcgaggggcagataccgtgctgactccgagctggtacctcaagc ggatgaaggatgacaaggttcctgaagagttccctgaaggattgccggatgttccagaggagctcctggcagccttgcatgaagccccatctg agacagattctgagactgtgccggagaccttagctgtggaagaaagtgacagtgtgccaggctcacatgaaaaaagagaaccaatagaggacaccaggacacttgctgagcctgaggaatattcag ggtcatccggtgggcaaaaagcccagactgctggacactgtgacccgagcaagtactacatcctagtagggacagtagcagcctcagctttgcttctgcttggggcagtgtctggctatctagtcatgcatcagctgctgaagagagacag gaggagccaggaggacaaagaggcaacaggacaggactgggactcttcctgggaaagctgtggtcagcctagaggtgaagcagagtcaggagaaggagcgggaagcagcgagagagcccaaggcaacgggttcagggacagctgccgcctgtttcctgagctctttgcagcagagctcgcccagctgcacaagaacatgagcgcagacccgtcacctctgcccacctgctccttctgtgctctggctgacaacacctcttcacgggaccactggatttccctggagtcacctcagcccacagcatcctcttggccctcctaccaatacctgcaggactactatctgttagaggatgaagattag